One genomic region from Haloterrigena gelatinilytica encodes:
- a CDS encoding DUF5811 family protein, which yields MNGNTPYAGLPGETGAGQRAAADVPDLSRTQKRSLHRDVSRIAARTRDFLPDEYVVDSEVSQSMTGPQVTVAVRPPIGHAVSAGFTPDLEEVAAGDAVITADERDEVARGLAASAALQVKQAISDNVTPTAK from the coding sequence ATGAACGGAAATACGCCGTACGCCGGGCTGCCGGGAGAAACGGGTGCTGGTCAGCGTGCCGCGGCGGACGTTCCGGACCTCTCGCGGACCCAGAAACGCTCCCTCCACCGCGACGTCTCCCGAATCGCCGCTCGAACCCGTGACTTCCTCCCCGACGAATACGTCGTCGACTCCGAGGTTTCCCAGAGCATGACCGGCCCGCAGGTCACCGTCGCCGTCCGGCCGCCGATCGGCCACGCCGTCAGCGCCGGCTTCACGCCCGACTTAGAGGAGGTCGCGGCCGGCGACGCGGTGATCACCGCCGACGAACGCGACGAAGTGGCCCGCGGACTGGCAGCCAGCGCCGCCCTACAGGTCAAACAGGCGATCAGCGACAACGTGACGCCGACCGCGAAGTAA
- a CDS encoding zinc ribbon domain-containing protein, translated as MKDDDRGCPKCDHTETEIDEIATSGTGLSKLFDIQNRQFMVVSCTNCGYSELYRGQSSGNMVDLFLG; from the coding sequence ATGAAAGACGACGACCGCGGCTGTCCCAAGTGCGACCACACCGAGACGGAGATCGACGAGATCGCGACCAGCGGGACGGGGCTGTCGAAGCTCTTCGACATACAGAACCGACAGTTCATGGTCGTAAGCTGTACGAACTGCGGCTACTCGGAGCTCTATCGCGGCCAGTCGTCGGGGAACATGGTCGATCTCTTCCTCGGGTAG
- the pan2 gene encoding proteasome-activating nucleotidase Pan2, giving the protein MSRSPSIPDRPHRDIDPDLPDDERLEALRDHYQDLVDVNDQLSEQLDDADERREQLRERVDRIERENETLKSSSLYIATVEDVLENEEVIVKQHGNNQEVLTDVSPRIVEQIEPGDRVAVNDSFAIQTVLNAETDARAQSMEITERPEVTYADIGGIDEQVREVREAVEQPLAEPELFDEVGIEPPSGVLLYGPPGTGKTMLAKAVANETDATFIKMAGSELVRKFIGEGSRLVRDLFEMAREREPAIIFIDEIDAIATRRSESKTSGDAEVQRTMMQLLSEMDGFEARGEIRIIAATNRFDMLDRAILRPGRFDRLIEVPEPDRDGREQILEIHTRGMNVADDVDFAALADDTEGYSGAEIESLSTEAGMFAIRNDRNEVTHQDFVEALEKIEEDDSSDVISSPGYFYQ; this is encoded by the coding sequence ATGTCTCGAAGCCCGTCTATCCCCGACCGACCTCACCGCGATATCGATCCGGATCTCCCCGACGACGAGCGGCTTGAGGCGCTCCGCGATCACTACCAGGACCTCGTGGACGTCAACGACCAGCTTTCCGAACAACTGGACGACGCCGACGAGCGCCGGGAGCAACTCCGCGAACGAGTCGACCGCATCGAGCGCGAAAACGAGACGCTCAAGAGCTCCTCGCTGTACATCGCCACCGTCGAGGACGTCCTCGAGAACGAGGAGGTCATCGTCAAACAGCACGGCAACAACCAGGAGGTGCTGACCGACGTCTCGCCGCGGATCGTCGAGCAGATCGAGCCCGGCGACCGCGTCGCCGTCAACGACTCCTTCGCGATTCAGACGGTGTTAAACGCCGAGACCGACGCGCGGGCTCAGTCGATGGAGATCACCGAGCGGCCCGAAGTCACCTACGCCGATATCGGCGGCATCGACGAGCAGGTCCGGGAGGTCCGCGAGGCCGTCGAGCAGCCGCTGGCCGAACCCGAACTGTTCGACGAGGTCGGGATCGAACCGCCCAGCGGCGTCCTGCTGTACGGCCCGCCGGGGACGGGCAAGACGATGCTCGCCAAAGCGGTCGCCAACGAGACCGACGCCACCTTCATCAAGATGGCCGGCTCCGAACTCGTTCGCAAGTTCATCGGCGAAGGCTCGCGGCTCGTCCGCGATCTCTTCGAGATGGCCCGCGAGCGCGAACCCGCCATTATCTTCATCGACGAGATCGACGCCATCGCGACCCGCCGCTCCGAGTCCAAGACCTCCGGGGACGCCGAGGTCCAGCGGACGATGATGCAACTCCTCTCCGAGATGGACGGCTTCGAGGCCCGCGGCGAGATCCGCATCATCGCCGCCACCAACCGCTTCGACATGCTCGACCGCGCAATCTTGCGCCCCGGCCGGTTCGACCGCCTCATCGAGGTGCCCGAACCCGACCGCGACGGTCGCGAGCAGATCCTCGAGATCCACACCCGCGGCATGAACGTCGCCGACGACGTCGACTTCGCCGCCCTCGCGGACGACACCGAGGGCTACTCCGGCGCCGAAATCGAGAGCCTCTCCACCGAGGCCGGCATGTTCGCCATCCGCAACGACCGCAACGAGGTCACCCATCAGGACTTCGTCGAGGCCTTAGAGAAGATCGAGGAGGACGACTCGAGCGACGTGATTTCGTCGCCCGGGTACTTCTACCAGTAA
- a CDS encoding long-chain-fatty-acid--CoA ligase, whose translation MHKPLLVTDFLDRARKHYGDEEAVVATTGERYTYDELGERADRFSAALQQRGIEKGDRVAVLDPNTHYHLEAAYGSMQLGAVHTPLNYRLTPEDFSYMLEDAEVDAIYADYDFADEIEPIRDEVPTETFITNDADAVEGDWEEFDAVLEDASTEYDRPEMSEDEIITMNYTSGTTGDPKGVCRTHRSETLHAYLVTAHQELRDDDVYLWTLPMFHVNGWGHIYAVTGIGAKHVCTRGVDAGDIFEAVRTEDVSYMCGAPTVLNMLIDYYEERGAPSGQRGEGGEAAGAPETTGANDVRIATAGSAPPEATIRTVEDEFGWYLKHVYGATETGPLITTSDARRTFDDDDSDRFAIKKRQGLGYLGTEIRVVDEDGNDVPRDDASIGEIVVRGNQVMEKYWNKPEETEEAFNDRVEGYYHTGDLAVVDEHGMISIQDRKKDIIISGGENISSIELEDTLFDHPEVSDVAVIPAPSEEWGETPKAFIVPGNGDPDDPSVTRDELVEFTRDNLAGYKAVREVEFVEELPTTATGKIQKYELRQEEWEDEDRMVGQG comes from the coding sequence ATGCACAAACCACTGCTCGTGACGGACTTCCTCGATCGGGCGCGCAAGCACTACGGGGACGAGGAAGCCGTCGTCGCGACCACGGGGGAACGGTACACCTACGACGAACTCGGCGAGCGGGCCGATCGGTTTTCGGCGGCGCTGCAGCAACGCGGTATCGAGAAGGGCGACCGCGTCGCGGTGCTCGACCCGAACACGCACTACCACCTCGAGGCGGCCTACGGGAGCATGCAACTCGGCGCGGTGCACACGCCGCTGAACTACCGGCTGACGCCCGAGGACTTCTCCTACATGCTCGAGGACGCGGAGGTCGACGCCATCTACGCCGACTACGACTTCGCCGACGAGATCGAGCCGATCCGCGACGAGGTGCCGACGGAGACGTTCATCACGAACGACGCCGACGCGGTCGAGGGCGACTGGGAGGAATTCGACGCGGTGCTCGAGGACGCGAGCACCGAGTACGACCGCCCCGAGATGAGCGAGGACGAGATCATCACGATGAACTACACCTCGGGGACGACGGGCGATCCGAAGGGGGTCTGCCGGACCCACCGCTCGGAGACGCTTCACGCCTACCTGGTCACGGCCCACCAGGAACTGCGCGACGACGACGTCTACCTCTGGACGCTGCCGATGTTCCACGTCAACGGCTGGGGCCACATCTACGCCGTGACGGGGATCGGTGCGAAACACGTCTGCACGCGCGGCGTCGACGCCGGGGACATCTTCGAGGCCGTTCGGACCGAGGACGTCTCCTACATGTGCGGCGCGCCGACGGTGCTGAACATGCTGATCGACTACTACGAAGAGCGCGGTGCCCCTTCGGGGCAGCGAGGCGAAGGCGGCGAAGCCGCCGGAGCGCCCGAGACGACCGGGGCCAACGACGTCCGCATCGCGACTGCCGGCTCGGCGCCGCCGGAGGCCACCATCCGCACCGTCGAGGACGAGTTCGGCTGGTACCTGAAACACGTCTACGGCGCGACCGAAACGGGGCCGCTGATCACCACCTCCGACGCGCGTCGCACGTTCGACGACGACGATTCGGACCGCTTCGCGATCAAGAAACGCCAGGGACTGGGCTATCTCGGCACCGAGATCCGCGTCGTCGACGAGGACGGTAACGACGTCCCCCGCGACGACGCCTCGATCGGCGAGATCGTCGTCCGCGGCAATCAGGTCATGGAGAAGTACTGGAACAAGCCCGAGGAAACGGAGGAAGCCTTCAACGACCGCGTCGAGGGCTACTACCACACCGGCGACCTCGCAGTCGTCGACGAGCACGGGATGATCTCCATCCAGGACCGCAAGAAGGACATCATCATCTCCGGCGGCGAGAACATCTCGAGCATCGAACTCGAGGACACGCTGTTCGACCATCCCGAGGTCTCGGACGTGGCCGTCATTCCGGCTCCCAGCGAGGAGTGGGGCGAGACGCCGAAGGCCTTCATCGTGCCGGGCAACGGCGACCCGGACGACCCGAGCGTCACCCGCGACGAACTCGTCGAGTTCACCCGCGACAACCTCGCGGGCTACAAGGCCGTCCGGGAGGTCGAGTTCGTCGAGGAACTCCCGACCACCGCGACCGGCAAGATCCAGAAGTACGAACTCCGTCAGGAGGAGTGGGAGGACGAGGATCGGATGGTCGGGCAGGGCTAA
- a CDS encoding pyruvoyl-dependent arginine decarboxylase — MSTIRVVWGSASAPTEMASYDAALAEAGVENYNLVSVSSVIPADVDVEAVGTAPDLGPVGDRLTVVEARATTAGPGQVSAALAWAQSAEGPGLFYETAGETDQADVERRVREGLAAGQELRDWAFADPNVVLESEQAEPGEHTTAVVLAVYGESEPIC, encoded by the coding sequence ATGAGCACGATTCGAGTCGTTTGGGGGTCCGCCTCGGCGCCTACCGAGATGGCCTCCTACGACGCCGCGCTCGCCGAGGCCGGTGTCGAGAACTACAATCTGGTTTCCGTCTCCTCGGTGATCCCGGCCGACGTCGACGTCGAGGCCGTCGGGACGGCACCCGACCTCGGCCCCGTCGGTGACCGACTGACCGTCGTCGAGGCGCGGGCCACGACCGCGGGGCCGGGACAGGTCAGCGCGGCGCTGGCGTGGGCCCAATCGGCCGAGGGACCGGGGCTGTTCTACGAGACGGCCGGCGAGACGGATCAGGCCGACGTCGAACGACGGGTTCGCGAGGGACTGGCTGCCGGGCAGGAACTCCGCGACTGGGCGTTCGCCGACCCGAACGTCGTTCTCGAGTCCGAGCAGGCCGAACCGGGCGAGCACACGACCGCCGTCGTCCTCGCGGTGTACGGCGAGAGCGAGCCGATCTGTTGA
- a CDS encoding ABC transporter ATP-binding protein: MAAIETTGLTKRYGATVAVDDLELSIPEGSVYGFLGPNGAGKTTTMRLLTSLTRPTEGSGTVAGVPITDRTALRPRVGYLPETPPLYEQATGFEQLEYVAGLRDLSPAAARERIESLLADLDLLADADALIDDYSTGMRQKVAFVQAVLHDPDVVFLDEPTSGLDPRAAKTIRERIRGLADGGTTVFLSTHILPVVEAVADAVGILSDGQLVAEGAPDALVRRAEAGDEGTLEDVFLELTDVDPSDSSDSGRDKDRGDTENAEAIRD; this comes from the coding sequence ATGGCAGCGATCGAGACGACGGGACTGACGAAACGGTACGGAGCGACGGTCGCCGTCGACGACCTCGAGCTCTCGATTCCCGAGGGATCCGTCTACGGCTTTCTCGGCCCGAACGGCGCGGGGAAGACGACGACGATGCGGCTGTTGACCAGTCTCACCCGGCCGACCGAGGGGAGCGGCACCGTCGCCGGCGTCCCGATCACGGACCGGACCGCGCTCCGCCCGCGCGTCGGTTACCTCCCGGAGACGCCGCCGCTGTACGAACAGGCGACCGGCTTCGAGCAACTCGAGTACGTCGCCGGGCTGCGCGACCTCTCACCGGCGGCCGCCCGGGAGCGGATCGAGTCGCTGCTCGCGGACCTCGACCTGCTGGCCGACGCCGACGCGCTCATCGACGACTACTCGACGGGGATGCGTCAGAAGGTCGCCTTCGTGCAGGCCGTGCTCCACGACCCCGACGTCGTCTTCCTCGACGAACCGACGTCCGGGCTGGACCCGCGAGCGGCCAAGACGATCCGGGAGCGAATTCGCGGCCTCGCGGACGGGGGCACGACCGTCTTTCTCTCGACGCACATCCTCCCGGTCGTCGAGGCGGTCGCCGACGCGGTCGGCATCCTCTCGGACGGGCAACTGGTCGCCGAGGGCGCGCCCGATGCGCTCGTCCGACGGGCCGAAGCCGGCGACGAGGGCACGCTCGAGGACGTCTTCCTCGAACTGACCGACGTCGACCCCTCCGACTCCTCCGACTCCGGCCGTGACAAAGACCGTGGCGATACCGAAAATGCGGAGGCGATTCGTGACTGA
- a CDS encoding V-type ATP synthase subunit D translates to MAKDVKPTRKNLMEIEDRIELSERGHGTLEKKRDGLIMEFMDILDKAQDVRGDLAQDYEDAQKKINMARAMEGDVAVRGAAAALQEHPEITTESKNIMGVVVPQIESSRVSKSLDQRGYGIMGTSARIDEAAEAYEDLLESIILAAEVETAMKKMLREIETTKRRVNALEFKLLPDLYESQEYIEQKLEEQEREETFRLKKIKEKKEQAEKEEREAEEEAEDEVAPEDEGGDTAEPDMEQSTAGGVPGGD, encoded by the coding sequence ATGGCCAAGGACGTCAAGCCCACCCGCAAGAACCTGATGGAGATCGAGGATCGGATCGAACTCTCCGAGCGGGGACACGGGACGCTCGAGAAGAAACGGGACGGGCTGATCATGGAGTTCATGGACATCCTGGACAAGGCCCAGGACGTCCGCGGGGACCTCGCACAGGACTACGAGGACGCCCAGAAGAAGATCAACATGGCCCGAGCCATGGAGGGCGACGTCGCGGTCCGCGGGGCCGCCGCCGCACTCCAGGAACATCCCGAGATCACCACCGAATCGAAGAACATCATGGGCGTGGTCGTGCCCCAGATCGAGTCCTCGCGCGTCTCGAAGAGCCTCGATCAGCGCGGCTACGGGATCATGGGGACCTCCGCACGCATCGACGAGGCCGCCGAGGCCTACGAGGATCTGCTCGAGAGCATCATCCTCGCCGCCGAGGTCGAGACGGCGATGAAGAAGATGCTTCGGGAGATCGAGACCACCAAGCGCCGCGTCAACGCCTTGGAGTTCAAACTCCTGCCCGACCTCTACGAGAGCCAGGAGTACATCGAGCAGAAACTCGAGGAGCAGGAACGCGAGGAGACGTTCCGACTGAAGAAGATCAAGGAGAAGAAAGAGCAGGCCGAGAAGGAAGAGCGGGAGGCCGAAGAAGAAGCAGAAGACGAGGTTGCTCCCGAGGACGAGGGCGGAGACACGGCCGAACCCGACATGGAACAGTCGACCGCGGGCGGCGTTCCGGGCGGCGACTGA
- the pepF gene encoding oligoendopeptidase F, whose translation MSSVPERSEVDEEYTWDLESIYATDDDWEAAYEAVAERVDELAAYEGQVTDDAETLRDVLELRDEIMREVSTVAAYARMRRDEDTTNQQYQALTARAQSLGADAQSAASFIDPEIQELTREEFDAMVDEVPALETYDHYVDDVLRMKPHTRSAEVEELLADLSEVTGATGEVYNMLANADMAFPTVEYPDSEARSASDESSGGEPRDGEAVEITQSNFVNLLKRPDREFRRTVHEEYYDEWSAMRNTVASAYKNSVKADVKTARARNYDTAREAALDGPNVPVDVYDTLVETVHDNIDKLHRHAELKERALGVDDLQMWDVYMPLTGDEGPDVEYDQATEYVVESLAPLGEEYQSRVAEGLESNWVDVYENEGKQAGAYSGGTYDTQPFILMNYQDDISSMYTLAHELGHSMHSELTKKEQPFVYSSYEIFVAEVASTVNEALLTSHLLETVDDPEFKKHVLNEFLERVRSTLYRQTLFAEFEHGTHRLEEEGEPLTADRLDELYRGLKEDYYEPAVVDDRIAREWMRIPHFYRAFYVYQYATGISAALAIVDNVLPDGAGGDRNADAADDYLEFLRRGSREYPLELLRIAGVDMSSSGPIDRALETYGRRLEEMEALME comes from the coding sequence ATGAGTTCCGTTCCCGAACGCTCCGAGGTCGACGAGGAATACACCTGGGACCTCGAGAGCATCTACGCGACCGACGACGACTGGGAGGCCGCCTACGAGGCGGTCGCCGAGCGCGTCGACGAGCTCGCGGCCTACGAGGGGCAGGTCACCGACGACGCCGAAACGCTCCGGGACGTCCTCGAGTTGCGCGACGAGATCATGCGCGAGGTGTCGACCGTCGCCGCCTACGCCCGCATGCGCCGCGACGAGGACACGACGAACCAGCAGTACCAGGCGCTGACCGCCCGGGCGCAGTCGCTGGGGGCCGACGCCCAGTCCGCGGCGTCGTTCATCGATCCCGAAATCCAGGAGCTGACCCGCGAGGAGTTCGACGCGATGGTCGACGAGGTACCCGCCCTCGAGACCTACGACCACTACGTCGACGACGTCCTCCGGATGAAGCCCCACACCCGCTCGGCGGAGGTCGAGGAACTGCTCGCCGACCTGAGCGAGGTGACCGGCGCCACGGGCGAGGTCTACAACATGCTCGCGAACGCGGACATGGCGTTCCCGACCGTCGAATATCCCGATAGCGAGGCGCGAAGCGCCTCGGACGAGTCGAGCGGCGGTGAGCCGCGAGACGGCGAGGCCGTCGAGATCACCCAGAGCAACTTCGTCAACCTGCTCAAACGGCCCGACCGCGAGTTCCGTCGAACGGTCCACGAGGAGTACTACGACGAGTGGTCGGCCATGCGAAACACCGTCGCGTCGGCCTACAAGAACAGCGTCAAGGCCGACGTCAAGACCGCGCGAGCCCGCAACTACGACACCGCCCGCGAGGCCGCCCTCGACGGCCCCAACGTGCCCGTCGACGTCTACGACACCCTCGTCGAGACGGTCCACGACAACATCGACAAACTCCACCGCCACGCCGAGCTGAAGGAGCGGGCGCTGGGCGTCGACGACCTGCAGATGTGGGACGTCTACATGCCCCTGACCGGCGACGAGGGGCCCGACGTCGAGTACGATCAGGCCACCGAGTACGTCGTCGAGTCGCTGGCGCCGCTGGGCGAGGAGTACCAGTCCCGCGTCGCCGAGGGACTGGAGTCGAACTGGGTCGACGTCTACGAGAACGAGGGCAAGCAAGCGGGCGCCTACTCGGGGGGCACCTACGACACCCAGCCGTTCATCCTGATGAACTATCAGGACGACATCTCCTCGATGTACACGCTGGCCCACGAACTCGGTCACTCGATGCACTCCGAACTCACCAAGAAGGAACAGCCCTTCGTCTACTCGAGCTACGAGATCTTCGTCGCCGAGGTCGCGAGCACGGTCAACGAGGCCCTGCTGACCAGCCACCTCCTCGAGACCGTCGACGACCCCGAGTTCAAGAAGCACGTCCTGAACGAATTCCTGGAGCGCGTGCGCTCGACGCTCTACCGCCAGACGCTGTTCGCGGAGTTCGAACACGGGACCCACCGCCTGGAGGAGGAGGGCGAACCGCTGACGGCCGACCGACTGGACGAACTCTACCGCGGGCTGAAAGAGGACTACTACGAGCCCGCGGTCGTCGACGACCGCATCGCCCGCGAGTGGATGCGCATCCCCCACTTCTACCGCGCGTTCTACGTCTACCAGTACGCGACCGGCATCTCCGCGGCGCTGGCCATCGTCGACAACGTGCTCCCCGACGGCGCCGGCGGCGACCGGAACGCCGACGCCGCCGACGACTACCTCGAGTTCCTCCGGCGGGGCTCCCGGGAGTACCCGCTCGAACTCCTGCGGATCGCCGGCGTCGACATGAGCAGTTCGGGACCGATCGACCGCGCCCTCGAGACCTACGGGCGGCGACTCGAGGAGATGGAAGCGCTGATGGAGTAG
- a CDS encoding DUF6276 family protein: MACTACSASTVVFSIPEEYREHAPGESPAGTLCTRCLNVDPEGGSPLEEPDFTRVSDAYPSDPDAAIPLALAVDLCSSLATNRTAIEALFDAVERAGTDPLLVLDRLIDDPDVEPTIDLERRRHQLEQLLY; this comes from the coding sequence ATGGCCTGTACGGCATGTAGCGCATCGACGGTCGTCTTTTCGATCCCCGAGGAGTACCGCGAGCACGCGCCGGGGGAGTCGCCGGCCGGGACGCTCTGTACCCGCTGTTTGAACGTCGATCCCGAAGGCGGCAGCCCGCTCGAGGAGCCGGACTTCACCCGAGTCAGCGACGCGTATCCGTCCGACCCCGACGCGGCGATTCCGCTGGCGCTCGCCGTGGACCTGTGTTCGTCGCTGGCGACGAACCGGACCGCGATCGAGGCCCTCTTCGACGCCGTCGAGCGCGCGGGGACCGACCCGCTGCTCGTACTCGACCGGCTGATCGACGATCCCGACGTCGAGCCGACGATCGATCTCGAGCGACGACGACACCAACTCGAGCAACTGTTGTACTGA